In Bacillus sp. NP247, one DNA window encodes the following:
- the asnB gene encoding asparagine synthase (glutamine-hydrolyzing) has translation MCGITGWVDWKKDLSNEHVILEKMANSIQHRGPDTEGFWFSPHAAFAHRRLIVIDPEGGTQPKTFRAGDYTYALTYNGEIYNFRELREQLQKCGHAFETHSDTEVLLHAYLEWKEDCVQHLNGIFAFALWDDQKQQLFLARDHLGVKPLFYTERNDSIIFGSEIKALLAHPSVPAEIDADGINEIFGLGLFRTPGCGVFKHIQEVRAGHSITFTRDKKVVQKYWNLESKIHTDSTEDTSSHILSILQDTVKRQLIADVPLVCMLSGGLDSSGITALAGKEFAAENKTLHTYSVDFVNSAKDFELTFARTGLDAPWVKRVSEHVGTSHHDIVVNAEELANHLFVPLHAKDLPSAGEMETSLYLLFCEMKKDATVALSGESADEVFGGYPWFHQEELLYVDKFPWLTNWKNTSSLLLNDVTNQCNPEHYINKRFHEAALEVPTLEGESKKSAKQRQMFYLFLTRFLPFLLDRKDRMSMAVGFEVRVPFCDYRLVEYLWNVPFNIKSIDNIEKGILRRALKPALPDDVRNRRKSAYPTSQDPHYLQTIRNLTLDMCSNKNNPVFSLINYSTLLSIADQSNKEINNFEARSAMEYMLQVNEWLKTYHIHIA, from the coding sequence ATGTGTGGAATTACAGGCTGGGTAGATTGGAAAAAGGATCTTTCCAATGAACATGTTATTTTAGAAAAGATGGCGAATAGTATTCAGCATCGCGGTCCGGATACTGAAGGATTTTGGTTTTCACCTCACGCGGCCTTTGCACACCGGCGTTTAATTGTTATTGACCCAGAAGGCGGGACGCAGCCAAAAACATTCCGTGCCGGTGATTATACGTATGCTCTTACTTATAATGGAGAAATTTATAATTTTCGTGAGCTGAGAGAGCAACTTCAAAAATGTGGGCATGCATTTGAAACACACTCAGACACAGAAGTGCTACTACATGCTTATTTAGAATGGAAAGAAGACTGCGTACAACATTTAAACGGAATTTTCGCTTTCGCCTTATGGGATGATCAGAAGCAACAATTATTTTTAGCACGCGATCATTTAGGTGTAAAACCACTTTTTTATACAGAAAGAAATGACAGTATTATTTTCGGATCTGAAATAAAAGCGTTATTAGCTCATCCATCTGTTCCTGCTGAAATTGATGCGGATGGAATAAATGAAATATTTGGATTAGGCTTATTTCGAACTCCAGGATGTGGCGTCTTTAAACATATTCAAGAAGTTCGTGCTGGACATTCTATAACATTCACACGTGATAAAAAAGTAGTTCAAAAGTATTGGAATTTAGAAAGTAAGATTCATACAGATTCTACAGAAGATACATCATCACATATTTTATCTATTTTACAAGATACAGTAAAAAGACAATTAATTGCCGATGTTCCTCTCGTCTGTATGTTATCAGGAGGATTAGATTCTAGCGGTATTACTGCACTAGCGGGGAAAGAATTTGCTGCTGAAAATAAAACACTTCATACGTATTCCGTTGATTTTGTAAATAGCGCCAAAGATTTCGAACTGACATTTGCTCGAACTGGTCTAGATGCTCCTTGGGTAAAACGTGTTTCTGAGCATGTAGGGACATCGCATCATGACATTGTTGTTAATGCAGAAGAATTAGCAAATCACTTATTCGTTCCCCTTCACGCGAAAGATTTACCCAGTGCTGGCGAAATGGAAACTTCACTTTATTTACTATTTTGCGAAATGAAAAAAGATGCAACCGTAGCTTTATCTGGAGAATCTGCTGATGAAGTATTCGGGGGATATCCTTGGTTTCATCAAGAAGAACTATTATATGTAGATAAGTTTCCGTGGTTAACAAACTGGAAAAATACATCTTCTCTATTATTAAATGACGTAACAAATCAATGTAATCCTGAGCATTATATTAATAAACGATTCCATGAGGCTGCTCTTGAAGTACCTACTCTTGAAGGTGAAAGTAAAAAATCCGCGAAACAACGGCAAATGTTTTATTTATTTTTAACACGATTCCTTCCGTTCTTACTCGACCGTAAAGACCGTATGAGTATGGCTGTAGGATTTGAAGTTCGTGTACCGTTTTGCGATTATAGACTAGTTGAATATTTATGGAACGTACCTTTTAACATCAAAAGTATTGATAATATTGAAAAAGGTATTTTGCGTAGAGCACTGAAACCTGCTTTACCTGATGATGTGCGAAATAGAAGAAAAAGCGCTTACCCTACTTCACAAGATCCACACTATTTACAAACAATCCGCAATTTAACGCTTGATATGTGCAGCAATAAAAACAATCCTGTTTTCTCACTTATTAACTATTCCACATTACTTTCTATTGCTGATCAAAGTAATAAAGAGATTAACAATTTTGAAGCAAGAAGTGCAATGGAGTACATGCTCCAAGTAAATGAATGGTTGAAAACGTACCACATTCATATTGCTTAA
- a CDS encoding sigma-70 family RNA polymerase sigma factor, producing MKSNEKNYIKRLQRQKEDALEFVVDTYVPLIKGITHKVLLPIQNDGMIEECINDIFLSVWNNANKFHGEPSDFKKWIAAIAKFKAIDYYRKATRKVEIISDEFHISTEKSVEDELIVMEDREELLNLINQLEPLDQKVFVMKYLLGMKTEEIGDKLGLTRAAIDNRVYRGKKKLQQDATNISFGGSVI from the coding sequence ATGAAATCAAATGAGAAAAATTATATAAAAAGATTACAGCGGCAAAAAGAAGATGCGCTAGAATTTGTTGTTGATACATATGTACCATTAATAAAAGGAATCACGCATAAAGTACTGCTGCCAATTCAAAATGATGGAATGATAGAGGAATGTATAAATGATATTTTCCTATCTGTTTGGAATAACGCAAATAAATTTCATGGAGAGCCGAGTGATTTTAAAAAATGGATTGCGGCGATTGCAAAGTTTAAGGCAATTGATTATTACCGGAAAGCGACTAGAAAAGTAGAAATCATTTCAGATGAGTTTCATATAAGTACGGAAAAATCGGTAGAAGATGAACTAATCGTTATGGAAGATAGAGAAGAATTATTGAATCTCATTAATCAATTAGAACCGTTAGATCAAAAGGTGTTCGTTATGAAATATCTCCTCGGTATGAAGACAGAGGAAATCGGGGACAAATTAGGGTTAACTCGAGCAGCGATAGATAATCGTGTGTATCGGGGGAAGAAGAAACTACAACAAGATGCTACGAATATTAGTTTTGGAGGTAGTGTAATATGA
- a CDS encoding DUF4179 domain-containing protein, whose amino-acid sequence MKDIYELLNDIDIDEKELEELETSEIEKEKVKRNLKRSIRTKKKMKTWKKGVAAASILVGLSVATLGIGFPTYAGGLPIVGDIFRFLDNGRTGLYENYKEFSTELNMTRESNGVKVTINDVISDGRTVSITYSLESEQDLGNDPIILGGLDIMDAHGSSGSGKMTKVTEKKYVGMVTTTHHDSNKKDKVNFRWNIERIEMPDKKKSIQGNWNFALTVKSVDSKERTIGGSSEKEGIKVNMEKVAMSPVSFILYYNQEVSKGARKEWDSVDVELVVKDDLGHDYSGEGNGGSGKDLYNIRWSATFQKLNENATKLIVTPHVHLQVHTPENHGGVEYVNGKEKKIEVPKKEAKSKDIVLDDIVIDLKK is encoded by the coding sequence ATGAAAGACATTTATGAACTATTAAATGATATTGATATAGATGAAAAAGAACTTGAGGAACTTGAGACTTCTGAAATTGAAAAAGAAAAAGTGAAACGTAATTTAAAACGATCTATACGTACGAAGAAAAAGATGAAAACTTGGAAAAAAGGTGTCGCTGCTGCATCCATTTTAGTAGGATTATCAGTTGCAACACTCGGTATCGGATTTCCTACATATGCTGGAGGGTTGCCAATTGTAGGTGACATATTCCGCTTTTTAGATAACGGTAGAACAGGATTATATGAAAATTATAAAGAGTTTTCGACTGAGCTGAATATGACGAGAGAAAGTAATGGGGTTAAGGTTACAATTAATGATGTAATTTCTGATGGCAGAACAGTATCTATAACGTATTCACTAGAAAGTGAACAAGATTTAGGGAATGATCCTATCATATTAGGCGGATTGGATATAATGGACGCTCATGGTAGTTCAGGAAGTGGAAAAATGACTAAAGTTACTGAAAAAAAGTATGTAGGTATGGTAACAACGACGCATCATGATAGTAATAAAAAGGACAAAGTAAACTTTAGATGGAATATAGAGAGAATAGAAATGCCAGATAAGAAAAAATCAATACAAGGAAATTGGAATTTTGCGTTAACTGTAAAATCAGTGGATAGTAAAGAAAGAACAATTGGTGGGAGTTCGGAAAAAGAAGGTATAAAAGTAAATATGGAAAAGGTCGCAATGTCGCCGGTTTCATTTATTCTTTATTACAATCAAGAAGTTTCTAAGGGTGCGAGGAAAGAATGGGATAGTGTAGATGTTGAATTGGTGGTTAAGGATGATTTAGGGCATGATTATTCGGGTGAAGGAAATGGGGGAAGTGGCAAAGATCTTTACAATATTCGATGGAGTGCTACATTCCAAAAGTTAAACGAAAATGCCACAAAGCTTATCGTTACACCTCACGTGCACTTGCAAGTTCATACACCTGAAAATCATGGTGGAGTGGAGTATGTGAATGGGAAAGAGAAGAAAATAGAAGTGCCGAAAAAAGAAGCGAAGAGTAAAGATATAGTGTTAGATGATATTGTCATTGATTTAAAGAAATAA
- a CDS encoding sialidase family protein produces MKRLFLCMERELVVVKKQDGHYETAYHLQNMQPTCIAVDPFQKNRVYCGTFGRGLWLSDDGGDSWKPIGDSYHYFDFPKEDGILHSSITSITIGPNEQVNGYGVVYVGTEPSALFRSENGGETWTELKNMKSLLSSYTWAFPPRPFTHHVRWITVDPNNPNTIHVSIEAGAVIQSNDRGHTWIDKKFGAPIDAHQLLMHPEAPNRLYASCGDGFMGGPDRAYLESYNSGNSWISCSEGLEHHYLYSMAIDPADCDTILVSAAPSADLAHHRIPYESYIYRKTKDTPFEQVQQGLPSAIGTVISMFATNQAEPHTFYTLNNNGVFQSNDSGETWEQLNIPWKDEYKTQHPHALLVTSS; encoded by the coding sequence TTGAAACGACTATTTCTCTGTATGGAGCGTGAACTTGTTGTAGTAAAAAAACAAGACGGTCACTATGAAACAGCATATCACTTACAAAATATGCAACCTACCTGTATCGCAGTTGATCCCTTCCAAAAGAATCGTGTATATTGCGGTACATTTGGACGAGGTTTATGGCTAAGTGACGATGGCGGAGATTCGTGGAAACCAATTGGGGATTCATATCATTACTTTGATTTCCCTAAAGAAGATGGGATTTTACACTCTTCGATCACTTCCATTACGATAGGTCCTAATGAACAAGTTAACGGATATGGCGTCGTTTATGTAGGAACAGAACCTAGTGCTTTATTCCGTTCAGAAAATGGTGGTGAAACGTGGACTGAACTTAAAAATATGAAATCATTATTATCTTCTTATACGTGGGCTTTCCCGCCTAGACCTTTTACCCATCACGTACGCTGGATTACAGTTGATCCAAACAACCCAAATACAATCCATGTTTCAATTGAAGCTGGTGCTGTTATTCAAAGTAATGATAGAGGGCATACATGGATTGATAAAAAGTTCGGTGCTCCTATCGATGCGCATCAATTACTCATGCACCCTGAAGCCCCAAATCGCCTTTATGCATCATGTGGTGACGGATTTATGGGCGGGCCTGATCGCGCATACCTTGAAAGCTATAACAGTGGAAACAGCTGGATTTCATGCAGTGAAGGACTTGAACATCATTATTTATACAGCATGGCTATCGATCCGGCTGATTGCGATACAATTCTCGTTTCTGCTGCGCCAAGTGCCGATCTCGCTCATCACCGCATTCCTTATGAATCTTATATATATCGAAAAACGAAAGATACTCCTTTCGAGCAAGTACAGCAAGGACTACCATCTGCAATCGGTACAGTCATTTCGATGTTTGCTACAAATCAAGCAGAACCACATACGTTTTACACTTTAAATAACAATGGCGTATTTCAATCCAATGATAGCGGTGAAACGTGGGAACAACTAAACATTCCATGGAAAGATGAGTATAAAACGCAGCATCCGCATGCATTGCTCGTTACTAGTTCTTAA
- a CDS encoding cation diffusion facilitator family transporter, translating to MGHSHDHGHSKNKKALLIAFVLTTSFMIAEVIGGFVTNSLALLSDAGHMLSDAVSLALSLLAFKLGEKTATAAKTYGYKRVEMLAALCNGVVLIVISIYIFIEAIRRFKEPVEIASNGMLIIAVLGLLINILSAWILMRGGDVKGNLNLRSAFLHVLGDLLGSVGAIIAALLIKFFGWTAADAIASILVSILVIISGWRVTRDTVHILMEGAPQHIDIDEVKNTLLTIVIVKEVHDLHIWSVTSDFQVLTCHLIIKGNETQSVLTEATDLLKREFHVEHVTIQVEIEGEFNHNETTCKV from the coding sequence ATGGGACATTCACATGATCACGGTCATTCAAAAAATAAAAAGGCGTTACTAATTGCCTTCGTATTAACGACAAGCTTTATGATTGCTGAAGTTATTGGGGGATTTGTAACAAATAGCTTAGCACTATTATCTGACGCGGGGCATATGTTAAGTGACGCAGTATCCTTAGCTTTAAGTTTACTTGCGTTCAAGCTTGGAGAAAAAACAGCGACGGCTGCAAAAACATACGGGTATAAGCGAGTCGAAATGTTAGCGGCATTATGTAACGGTGTTGTTCTTATTGTCATTTCAATATACATTTTTATTGAAGCAATTCGTCGTTTTAAAGAACCAGTTGAGATTGCTAGTAATGGAATGCTCATTATTGCTGTACTTGGTCTGCTTATTAATATTTTATCAGCCTGGATATTAATGAGAGGCGGAGATGTGAAAGGTAATTTGAATTTAAGAAGTGCTTTCTTACACGTACTAGGCGATCTATTAGGGTCGGTTGGAGCGATTATTGCTGCGTTACTTATTAAATTTTTCGGATGGACTGCTGCAGATGCGATTGCTAGTATTCTTGTGTCTATTTTAGTCATTATTAGTGGGTGGCGTGTAACGCGTGATACAGTCCATATATTAATGGAAGGTGCACCGCAGCACATCGATATTGATGAAGTGAAAAATACATTGTTAACGATTGTGATTGTAAAAGAAGTTCATGATTTGCATATATGGTCTGTCACCTCGGATTTTCAAGTATTAACTTGTCACCTTATTATTAAAGGAAATGAAACACAAAGTGTATTAACAGAGGCAACAGATTTATTAAAAAGGGAGTTCCATGTAGAACATGTCACCATTCAAGTAGAAATTGAAGGTGAATTTAATCATAATGAGACAACTTGCAAAGTATGA
- the fbpA gene encoding Fur-regulated basic protein FbpA, whose product MSSQLRFAVENRKRHLIDELIGAGVFKIRDRQLYELSLEELEKEYEDIEDYVNIQA is encoded by the coding sequence ATGAGTAGTCAACTCCGTTTTGCTGTTGAAAATCGTAAGAGGCATTTAATTGATGAGTTAATTGGAGCAGGGGTGTTTAAGATTCGCGACCGACAATTATACGAGCTGTCTTTAGAGGAATTGGAAAAAGAGTACGAAGATATTGAAGATTACGTAAATATTCAGGCATAG
- a CDS encoding DUF3784 domain-containing protein yields MHVKKRLFLLAGYQEETFVGDKNKLAKLSGVFSYIAGVVTIILPFGLEKIGDVVGIVYAILVVLGTIMFLIEANLLNKSTTK; encoded by the coding sequence ATGCATGTGAAAAAGAGATTGTTTTTGTTGGCAGGATATCAAGAAGAAACGTTTGTTGGAGATAAAAATAAATTAGCGAAGCTTTCAGGAGTATTTTCCTATATAGCCGGAGTTGTTACTATAATATTACCGTTTGGCTTAGAAAAAATAGGTGATGTAGTTGGTATCGTATATGCTATATTAGTTGTTTTGGGTACAATTATGTTTCTTATTGAAGCAAATCTGTTAAATAAGAGTACTACAAAATGA
- a CDS encoding class I SAM-dependent methyltransferase: MNWVTHKPSFEFDNFSHIIRSQSAWSGHLDFAYDLVRFEKPGTLVELGTHLGASFFSFCQGVKDGGLSTKCFAVDTWAGDEHTGPYGEGIFHIVEKVVNISYPNIGNLIRSTFDEALDQFQDETINLLHIDGYHTYEAVSHDYKTWLPKVAKNGIVLFHDIEVKNGDFGVYKFWDEVKVKHPHFQFGHSYGLGVLFPKGCSDKFSEILKNKEEIQNMYK, translated from the coding sequence ATGAACTGGGTTACTCATAAACCATCGTTTGAATTTGATAATTTTAGCCATATTATTCGGTCGCAATCTGCTTGGAGTGGGCATTTGGATTTCGCATATGATTTAGTACGATTTGAAAAACCAGGAACTTTAGTTGAGCTAGGCACACATTTAGGTGCTTCCTTTTTTAGTTTTTGTCAGGGGGTAAAAGACGGAGGGTTGTCAACTAAGTGTTTTGCTGTAGATACTTGGGCTGGAGATGAGCATACAGGTCCATATGGAGAAGGGATTTTTCATATAGTAGAAAAAGTTGTGAATATTAGTTACCCTAATATAGGAAATCTAATTCGGTCTACTTTTGATGAGGCTCTGGATCAGTTTCAAGATGAAACGATAAATCTTTTGCATATTGATGGCTATCATACGTATGAAGCTGTTTCTCATGATTATAAAACATGGTTACCTAAAGTTGCGAAAAACGGTATTGTATTATTTCATGATATCGAAGTTAAAAACGGTGATTTCGGTGTGTATAAGTTTTGGGATGAGGTCAAGGTGAAACACCCTCATTTTCAGTTTGGGCATTCATATGGACTCGGAGTTTTATTTCCGAAAGGTTGTAGCGATAAATTTTCGGAAATACTTAAAAATAAAGAAGAGATACAAAATATGTATAAATAA
- the nhaC gene encoding Na+/H+ antiporter NhaC, with protein sequence MKSVRLPSMPEIIVLLMLFLAVVFSFQTIFDLPIQLALFISWFLVIALGLRLGFRYQELQDAITKGISNGLEAILILVAVGALIGTWIAGGVVPTLIYYGLEFIHPSIFLLATLIICSITSIATGTSWGTVGTAGIAMMAIGEGLGLPLPLVAGAVLSGAYFGDKLSPLSDSTVLAASMAKVDVIAHVRAMLVLDVPAYIITSIMFTVAGWMYGGDNVDLNRVEFLKESLLKHFDIKIWMLVPAVIVIVLLAMKKPSMPTIAMGALIGAIWATLFQGMNFGEAIGTAYNGFSIQSGVEFVDKLLNRGGINGMLGSVAVIIFGLGFGGLLEKLGVLKVIVSKFEKKLNSAGNVTLSTLIVAFLANIFGCAMYVSLILTPKIMEDSYDKLKIDRRVLARNSEVGGTLTSGMVPWSDNGIFMAGILGVATLSYVPFMWLSFVSLILAVIYGYTGKFIWYVDDAEKGKQAS encoded by the coding sequence ATGAAAAGTGTAAGATTACCATCGATGCCAGAAATTATCGTTCTTTTAATGCTATTTCTTGCTGTCGTCTTTTCCTTCCAAACGATTTTTGATCTCCCAATTCAATTAGCGCTTTTTATTTCATGGTTTTTAGTTATTGCGCTTGGATTAAGGTTAGGATTTCGTTATCAAGAATTGCAAGATGCAATTACGAAAGGGATTTCTAATGGATTAGAAGCAATTCTTATTTTAGTTGCAGTTGGGGCTTTAATTGGAACATGGATTGCTGGTGGGGTTGTACCTACATTAATTTATTATGGATTAGAATTCATTCACCCTAGCATATTTTTATTGGCAACTTTAATTATTTGTTCAATAACTTCTATCGCGACAGGAACATCATGGGGAACAGTTGGAACAGCTGGTATTGCTATGATGGCGATTGGTGAAGGGCTAGGATTACCACTTCCGCTTGTTGCTGGTGCAGTCCTTTCAGGAGCTTATTTCGGGGACAAGTTATCACCACTTTCTGATAGCACAGTTCTTGCAGCCTCTATGGCGAAAGTAGATGTTATTGCTCACGTTCGGGCTATGCTCGTATTAGACGTTCCTGCTTATATTATTACCAGCATTATGTTTACTGTTGCTGGATGGATGTACGGCGGGGACAATGTAGACTTGAATAGAGTAGAGTTTTTAAAAGAATCTTTATTAAAGCACTTTGATATTAAAATATGGATGCTTGTTCCAGCGGTCATTGTTATTGTGCTATTGGCGATGAAGAAACCGTCTATGCCAACAATTGCTATGGGAGCTTTAATTGGTGCAATTTGGGCAACTCTTTTCCAAGGAATGAACTTTGGAGAGGCGATTGGAACAGCATATAACGGATTCTCAATTCAATCTGGTGTTGAGTTTGTCGATAAGTTATTAAACCGTGGTGGAATTAACGGTATGCTCGGTTCAGTAGCCGTTATTATTTTCGGCTTAGGTTTTGGTGGACTACTTGAAAAGTTAGGTGTTCTTAAAGTAATCGTATCAAAATTTGAGAAGAAATTAAATTCTGCAGGTAATGTAACATTGTCTACATTAATTGTTGCGTTTTTAGCAAATATATTTGGTTGTGCGATGTACGTATCACTTATTTTAACACCAAAAATTATGGAAGATAGCTATGATAAATTAAAAATAGACCGCCGCGTATTAGCACGTAACTCAGAAGTAGGTGGAACGTTAACTTCTGGTATGGTTCCGTGGTCTGATAATGGTATTTTTATGGCTGGTATTTTAGGTGTGGCAACGTTATCATACGTTCCGTTTATGTGGTTAAGCTTCGTATCACTCATTTTAGCAGTTATTTACGGATATACGGGCAAGTTCATTTGGTATGTAGATGACGCTGAAAAAGGAAAGCAAGCATCATAA
- the fumC gene encoding class II fumarate hydratase, with the protein MEYRIERDTLGEMKVPADKLWAAQTQRSKENFPIGTEHMPLEIVKAFAILKKSAAISNQKLGKLSEEKAQAIVEAADEVIAEKWNEHFPLVVWQTGSGTQSNMNVNEVIANRGNQILKEKGSDVHIHPNDDVNMSQSSNDTFPTALHVACVIAVENHVLPAITKLKETLAEKVTAFEHIIKIGRTHLQDATPLTLGQEISGWHRMLEKTERMIADSNTYMKELAIGGTAVGTGINAHPKFGEMVAEEISLFTGKQFVSAPNKFHALTSHDEVVFAHGALKALAADLMKIANDVRWLASGPRSGLGEIIIPANEPGSSIMPGKVNPTQSEALTMVVAQVMGNDTTIGFAASQGNFELNVFKPVIAYNFLQSAHLLADATVSFNDKCAVGIEADEEVINENVNRSLMLVTALNPHIGYENAAEIAKHAHKDGLTLKEAALQSGLLTEEQFDEIVDPKKMIAPKE; encoded by the coding sequence ATGGAGTACAGAATTGAAAGAGATACATTAGGAGAAATGAAAGTTCCAGCTGATAAATTATGGGCAGCACAAACACAGCGTAGTAAGGAAAATTTCCCGATTGGAACAGAGCATATGCCGCTTGAAATTGTAAAAGCATTTGCGATTTTAAAGAAGAGTGCAGCGATTAGCAATCAAAAATTAGGGAAGTTATCAGAAGAAAAAGCACAAGCGATTGTGGAAGCTGCTGATGAAGTTATCGCTGAAAAATGGAATGAACATTTTCCACTTGTCGTATGGCAAACAGGTAGTGGTACACAATCGAATATGAATGTAAATGAAGTAATTGCAAACCGCGGTAATCAAATTTTGAAAGAAAAGGGATCTGACGTACATATTCATCCGAATGATGACGTGAACATGTCTCAAAGTTCAAATGATACATTCCCAACAGCACTTCATGTAGCGTGTGTAATTGCGGTAGAAAATCATGTATTGCCAGCTATTACGAAATTAAAAGAAACATTAGCAGAAAAAGTAACTGCATTTGAACATATTATTAAAATCGGTCGTACACATTTACAAGATGCAACACCTTTAACGTTAGGACAAGAAATTAGCGGATGGCACCGTATGCTTGAAAAAACAGAGCGTATGATTGCAGATAGCAATACATATATGAAAGAATTAGCAATTGGTGGTACTGCAGTTGGAACTGGAATTAATGCACACCCTAAATTTGGTGAGATGGTAGCAGAAGAAATTAGTCTGTTTACAGGTAAACAATTTGTTTCTGCACCAAATAAATTCCATGCGTTAACGAGTCATGATGAAGTTGTATTTGCACACGGAGCATTAAAAGCATTAGCTGCGGATTTAATGAAGATTGCTAACGATGTGCGCTGGCTTGCAAGTGGTCCGCGTAGTGGTCTTGGGGAAATTATTATTCCTGCAAATGAACCAGGAAGCTCTATTATGCCAGGTAAAGTGAATCCAACGCAAAGTGAAGCATTAACAATGGTTGTAGCACAAGTTATGGGGAATGACACAACAATCGGATTTGCTGCGAGCCAAGGTAATTTTGAGCTAAACGTATTCAAACCAGTTATTGCTTACAACTTCCTGCAATCTGCTCACTTATTAGCTGATGCAACTGTTTCATTTAATGATAAATGTGCAGTCGGTATTGAAGCAGATGAAGAAGTAATTAATGAAAATGTAAATCGTTCATTAATGCTTGTAACAGCGCTAAACCCACATATCGGGTATGAAAATGCCGCGGAAATTGCGAAGCATGCTCATAAGGATGGATTAACTTTAAAAGAAGCAGCACTGCAATCAGGATTACTAACAGAAGAGCAATTTGATGAAATTGTAGACCCGAAAAAAATGATTGCTCCGAAAGAGTAA
- a CDS encoding PH domain-containing protein yields the protein MKFKAKKNPFHVIFITLFIIIFFISLFFQNENSIFFTLMMLLNIVNLSSFYFSHYNITESSLIIKNGFILRTEIPFEDIRHIKYSGKTLRSEKWTRQQLEIDYNLFDSVTTFVPQEEEKFILLLKENCPHMKVMNTSANK from the coding sequence TTGAAGTTTAAAGCGAAAAAAAATCCATTTCATGTCATTTTCATTACATTATTTATAATTATTTTTTTCATTTCGCTATTCTTCCAAAATGAAAATTCTATTTTTTTCACTCTTATGATGCTGTTAAATATCGTGAATCTTTCTTCATTCTATTTCTCTCACTACAACATAACGGAATCTTCTCTCATAATAAAAAACGGTTTCATACTACGTACTGAAATTCCATTTGAAGATATTCGTCACATTAAATACTCTGGCAAAACACTCCGTTCAGAAAAATGGACTAGGCAGCAATTAGAAATTGATTATAATTTATTTGACTCAGTGACAACTTTCGTACCACAAGAAGAAGAAAAATTCATTTTACTCTTAAAAGAGAACTGCCCACATATGAAAGTAATGAATACGTCTGCTAACAAATAA